One region of Budorcas taxicolor isolate Tak-1 chromosome 3, Takin1.1, whole genome shotgun sequence genomic DNA includes:
- the BCAN gene encoding brevican core protein yields MAPLFLPLLAALVLAWIPEALADALEGDSSEDRAFRVRIAGDAPLQGVLGGALTIPCHVHYLRPSPSRRAAQGSPRVKWTFLSGGREAEVLVARGLRVKVSEAYRFRVALPAYPASLTDVSLVLSELRPNDSGIYRCEVQHGIDDSSDAVEVKVKGVVFLYREGSARYAFSFTGAQEACARIGARIATPEQLYAAYLGGYEQCDAGWLSDQTVRYPIQTPREACYGDMDGFPGVRNYGVVDPDDLYDVYCYAEELNGELFLGAPPEKLTLEEARTYCQERGAKIATTGQLYAAWDGGLDRCSPGWLADGSVRYPIVTPSQRCGGGLPGVKTLFLFPNQTGFPNKHSRFNVYCFRDSAQPSAIPEAANPGSDPASDALESIVTVTETLEELKLPQEAVESESRGAIYSIPIIEDGGGGSSTPEDPAEAPKTLLEFETQSIVPPLGSSEEEGKVLEQEEKYRGEEEEEEEEEEEEVEEEALWAWPSELSSLDPEAPLPTEPAPEGSLTQASPPVRAALQPGASPPPYDDPEAPRPPRVLGPPTKTLPTPREGNLASPPPSTPVGAREREEETGGPELSGAPRGESEETGSSEGAPSLLPATRAPGDTRDLESPSEENSRRTVPPGTSVRAQPVLPTDSASRGGVAVAPSSGDCFPSPCHNGGTCLEEEEGVRCLCLPGYGGDLCDVGLHFCSPGWDAFQGACYKHFSTRRSWEEAENKCRMYGAHLASISTPEEQDFINNRYREYQWIGLNDRTIEGDFLWSDGVPLLYENWNPGQPDSYFLSGENCVVMVWHDQGQWSDVPCNYHLSYTCKMGLVSCGPPPELPLAQVFGRPRLRYEVDTVLRYRCREGLTQRNLPLIRCQENGRWGPPQISCVPHRPARALRPIEAQEGHQRRLVGHWKARLNPSPNPAPGP; encoded by the exons ATGGCCCCACTGTTCCTGCCCCTCCTGGCAGCCCTGGTTCTGGCCTGGATCCCTGAGGCCTTGGCTGATGCTCTGGAAGGAGACAGCTCAG AGGACAGGGCCTTCCGCGTGCGCATCGCGGGCGACGCGCCGCTGCAGGGCGTGCTGGGCGGCGCCCTCACCATCCCATGCCACGTCCACTACCTGCGGCCGTCGCCGAGCCGCCGGGCCGCGCAGGGCTCCCCGCGGGTTAAGTGGACCTTCCTGTCCGGCGGCCGGGAGGCCGAGGTGCTAGTGGCGCGGGGCCTACGCGTCAAGGTGAGCGAGGCCTACCGGTTCCGCGTGGCACTGCCTGCCTACCCGGCGTCACTCACCGACGTCTCCCTGGTGCTGAGCGAGCTGCGGCCCAACGACTCAGGCATTTACCGCTGCGAGGTCCAGCATGGCATCGACGACAGCAGCGACGCTGTGGAGGTCAAGGTCAAAG GGGTCGTCTTTCTCTACCGGGAGGGCTCTGCCCGCTACGCTTTCTCCTTCACTGGGGCCCAGGAGGCCTGTGCCCGCATCGGAGCGCGAATCGCCACTCCGGAGCAGCTCTACGCCGCCTACCTCGGGGGCTATGAACAGTGTGACGCTGGCTGGCTGTCCGACCAGACCGTGAG GTATCCCATCCAGACGCCACGAGAGGCCTGTTATGGAGACATGGATGGCTTCCCTGGGGTCCGGAACTACGGAGTGGTCGACCCGGATGACCTCTATGATGTTTACTGTTATGCTGAAGAACTAAATG gAGAGCTGTTCCTGGGTGCCCCTCCAGAAAAGCTGACCTTGGAGGAGGCACGGACATACTGCCAGGAGCGGGGTGCTAAGATTGCAACCACCGGCCAGCTGTATGCAGCCTGGGATGGTGGCCTGGACCGCTGCAgccctggctggctggctgatGGCAGTGTGCGCTACCCCATCGTCACCCCCAGCCAGCGCTGTggtgggggcctccctggtgtcaagactctcttcctctttcccaaCCAGACCGGCTTCCCCAACAAGCACAGCCGCTTCAACGTCTACTGCTTCCGAG ACTCTGCCCAGCCTTCTGCCATCCCTGAGGCAGCCAACCCAGGCTCTGACCCGGCCTCTGATGCACTGGAATCCATTGTCACAGTGACTGAGACCCTGGAGGAACTGAAGCTGCCCCAGGAAGCTGTGGAAAGCGAGTCCCGAGGAGCCATCTACTCCATTCCCATTATAGAGGATGGAGGTGGTGGAAGCTCCACTCCAGAAGACCCAGCGGAGGCCCCTAAAACCCTCCTAG AATTCGAAACCCAATCCATTGTGCCTCCGCTGGGGTCCTCAGAAGAGGAAGGCAAGGTGTTGGAGCAAGAAGAGAAATACAGgggtgaagaagaggaagaagaggaagaagaagaggaggaggtggaggaggaggcccTGTGGGCCTGGCCCAGTGAGCTCAGCAGCCTGGACCCAGaggcccctctccccactgagCCAGCTCCAGAGGGGTCACTCACCCAGGCATCCCCTCCAGTGAGGGCTGCCCTCCAGCCTGGTGCATCACCACCACCCTATGACGACCCAGAGGCTCCCAGGCCTCCAAGGGTCCTTGGGCCACCCACCAAGACCCTGCCCACTCCCAGGGAAGGGAACCTGGCATCCCCACCACCTTCCACTCCGGTTggggcaagagagagagaggaggagactgGAGGTCCTGAGCTCTCTGGGGCCCCTCGAGGAGAGAGTGAGGAGACAGGAAGCTCCGAGGGTGCCCCTTCCCTGCTTCCAGCCACACGGGCCCCTGGGGATACCAGGGATCTGGAGAGCCCCTctgaagagaattccagaagaactgTCCCACCAGGGACTTCAGTGCGTGCCCAGCCGGTGCTGCCCACTGACAGTGCCAGCCGTGGTGGAGTGGCCGTGGCCCCCTCATCAG GTGACTGTTTCCCCAGCCCCTGCCACAATGGCGGGACGtgcttggaggaggaggagggggtccGCTGCCTGTGTTTGCCTGGCTATGGGGGGGACCTGTGCGATGTTG GCCTCCACTTCTGCAGCCCCGGTTGGGACGCCTTCCAGGGCGCCTGCTACAAGCACTTTTCGACCCGAAGGAGCTGGGAGGAGGCGGAGAACAAGTGCCGGATGTACGGCGCGCACCTCGCGAGCATCAGCACGCCGGAGGAACAGGACTTCATCAACA ATCGATACCGGGAGTACCAGTGGATCGGGCTCAATGACAGGACCATCGAAGGGGATTTCCTGTGGTCAGATGGTGTCCCCCTG CTCTATGAGAACTGGAACCCTGGGCAGCCAGACAGCTACTTCCTGTCCGGAGAGAACTGCGTCGTTATGGTGTGGCACGATCAGGGACAATGGAGTGATGTTCCCTGCAACTACCACTTGTCCTACACCTGCAAGATGGGGCTGG TGTCCTGTGGGCCCCCACCAGAGCTGCCCCTGGCTCAGGTATTTGGCCGCCCACGGCTGCGCTATGAAGTCGACACGGTGCTTCGTTACCGGTGCCGGGAGGGGCTGACCCAGCGCAACCTACCA
- the HAPLN2 gene encoding hyaluronan and proteoglycan link protein 2 → MQGRISLPTLCHFLLPWAFTIFHRALGSQAPNPGPHYLLPPIHEVIHSRRGATTTLPCVLGAPPPSYKVRWSKVEPGELRETPILITNGPHARGYGPLGGRARMRRGHRLDASLVIAGVRLEDEGRYRCELINGIEDESLALTLRLEGVVFPYQPSRGRYQFNYYEAKQACEEQDGRLATYAQLYQAWTEGLDWCNAGWLLEGSVRYPVLTARAPCGGRGRPGIRSYGPRDRKRDRYDAFCFTSALSGHVFFVPGRLTLSEAHAACRRRGAVVAKVGHLYAAWKFSGLDQCDGGWLADGSVRFPITTPRPRCGGLPDPGVRSFGFPRPQQAAYGTYCYSE, encoded by the exons ATGCAAGGCAGGATCAGCCTCCCCActctctgccacttccttctcccttgGGCCTTCACCATCTTCCACAGAGCCCTGGGGAGCCAAG CACCCAACCCTGGCCCCCACtacctcctgccccccatccacGAGGTCATTCACTCTCGTCGTGGGGCCACGACCACGCTGCCCTGCGTCCTGGGCGCCCCGCCTCCCAGCTACAAGGTGCGCTGGAGCAAAGTGGAGCCCGGGGAACTCCGGGAAACGCCCATCCTCATCACCAACGGACCGCACGCCCGGGGCTACGGGCCCCTGGGGGGGCGCGCCAGGATGCGAAGAGGGCATCGGCTGGACGCCTCCCTGGTCATCGCGGGCGTGCGCCTGGAAGACGAGGGCCGGTACCGCTGTGAGCTCATCAACGGCATCGAGGACGAGAGCTTGGCGCTGACCCTGCGCCTGGAGG GTGTGGTGTTTCCGTACCAGCCCAGCCGAGGCCGGTACCAGTTCAATTACTACGAGGCGAAGCAGGCGTGCGAGGAGCAGGACGGACGTCTGGCCACCTACGCCCAGCTGTACCAGG CGTGGACCGAGGGTCTGGACTGGTGCAACGCGGGCTGGCTGCTCGAGGGCTCCGTGCGTTACCCTGTCCTCACGGCGCGCGCGCCCTGCGGTGGCCGAGGTCGGCCCGGGATCCGCAGCTACGGGCCCCGCGACCGGAAGCGCGACCGCTACGACGCCTTCTGCTTCACCTCCGCGCTGTcag GTCACGTGTTCTTCGTGCCCGGGCGGCTGACGCTGTCTGAAGCCCACGCGGCCTGCCGGCGGCGCGGGGCCGTGGTGGCCAAGGTCGGGCACCTCTATGCCGCCTGGAAGTTCTCCGGGCTGGACCAATGCGACGGCGGCTGGCTGGCGGACGGCAGCGTGCGCTTCCCCATCACGACGCCTCGGCCGCGCTGCGGGGGCCTCCCGGATCCCGGAGTGCGCAGCTTCGGCTTCCCCAGACCCCAGCAGGCGGCCTATGGGACCTACTGCTACTCCGAATAG